The DNA segment TGTGGCTTCACGGGTCAAGGATAGGGCGGGTGCCGTCCTCTAAACTGATGGCTGCTTCATTTCCAGGAGGGGTTCTGCATGCCTACCGGCAAGGTCAAGTTCTACGACGAGGAGAAGGGCTTCGGCTTCATCAGCACTGATGACGGCCAGGAGGTCTTCCTGCACGCTTCCGCGCTGCCCTCCGGGACCGCGGTCAAGGCCGGCACCCGCCTCGAGTTCGGCATCGCCGACGGCAAGCGCGGTGCGCAGGCCCTCTCGGCCCGCATCATCGACACCCCGCCCAGCATGGTCAAGCTCAGCCGCAAGTCGGCCGACGACATGTCCGTGATCGTCGAGGACACGGTCAAGCTGCTCGACGGCATCGGCACCGGCCTCAAGCGCGGCCGCTACCCCGACAAGGCCCACGGGCGCACCATCGCGACGCTGCTGCGCCGGGTCGCGGACGAGCTCGATGCCTGACGCCGGCGAGACGACCGGCGATCCGTCGCCCGAGAACGACGAGACTCCGGACACCGGGTCCGAGGCCCCGACCGAGGGTCCCGTGGACTCGCAGGACGGCGTCCCGGCATCGCGCACTCCCGCGCCGGCGGTCTGGAGCGACGAGATCGACGAGGAGGACGAGGACGACTCCGACGAGGACTCCGACTCCGAGTCCGACGACGGAGGAGAGTCGGACGCCGGGTCCGCAGTGGCCGCCGGAGAGCCGGAGCCCGCGCCCGTGTACGAGCTCGACGCCGTCCTCGCCGCCTCGGAGGACCGAGCGCGCGAGGCGCTCCTCGACATCACGACCGCCGACACGATCGGCGACCTGGTCGCGACGCTCGCCCAGGGGGAGCACGTGGTCTCGCTGCAGTTCACGAACCTGATGCGCGGATACCCGGGCTGGCTCTGGACGGCGACGCTCTCGAGGATCGACGAGTCCGAGGACGTCAACGTCCTCGAGGTCGAGCTGCTGCCGGGCGAGGGCTCGGTGCTCGCGCCCGACTGGGTGCCGTGGTCGGTCCGGCTCGCGGACTACCGCGCGGCGCAGGACGCCAGCGGTGAGCGCGACGAGACCGAGGACGACGAGTACGACGACGACACCGTCGTCGACGGTGACGCGGCGGAGGCGGACGAGGACGAGATCCTCGACGACGACGAGGCGGACGACGACGACGTCCCGGACGACGAGGACTCGGACGACGACGACTCCGACGAGGAGGACTCGGACGACGACGACGACACCGACGACGAGGACTCGGACGAGGACGACTCGGACGGCGAGGACGCCGGCGCCGAGGACGGGTCGGGAGCCTCGGCCGCCGGTCGACGCGGCGGCAGCGGTCGCGGACGGCGGCGCCGCCGCCGGTGAGGATCCGGTCGAGCGGGGACGCCCTCGCTCGGCCACGGCGCGGGCCGCGCGCACCGCGCGCGCGGACGCCGGTGGATCAGCGGCGGTTGCGGCTGTAGAACAGGCCGATCGTGCCGAGCACGACGCCGATCACGACGGTCGACAGGACGAGCGGCGGCACGGTCGCGCCGGCCGCCGCGGCGATCAGCACGCCGACGAGGGCGAGCACCCAGACGATGCAGCCCACGAGGAGCGCCGTCGCGTCGTCGGAGGCGTAGGGCGGGGGAGCGGGGCGGCGCTCCTCCGGACGGAGCCAGAGCCTCATCCCGCGCCTCCCCGTTCCCCGGTCGCTCAGTCGGCCAGGCGCTCGACGACGTGGTCGATGCAGCCGAGCAGCGAGCGGACGTCGTCCGGCTCGATGGCGACGAAGGTCGCCACGCGGAGCTGGTTGCGGCCGAGCTTGCGGTAAGGCTCGGTGTCGACGATGCCGTTCGCGCGCAGGATCTTCGCGATCAGCGCGGCGTCGACGGAGGCGTCGAAGTCGACGGTGGCGACGACCTGCGAGCGGTGCTCGGGCACCTCGACGAACGGGGTCGCGACCGGCGAGGCCTCGGCCCAGTCGTAGATCGCCGACGAGGACTCGAGGGTGCGCGCCGACGCCCAGGCCAGTCCGCCGCTCTCGTTCATCCACTGGAGCTGCGACTCCATCAGCAGCAGCGTGGAGAGGGCGGGGGTGTTCAGCGTCTGGTTCATGCGCGAGTTGTCGACGGCGTTCTGCAGGCTCAGGAACTCGGGGATGTAGCGGCCGCTCGCCGCGATCCGCTCGATCCGCTCGATCGCGGCCGGCGAGAAGAGGCCGAACCAGAGGCCGCCGTCCGAGGCGAAGTTCTTCTGCGGGGCGAAGTAGTAGACGTCGGCCTCGGCCGCGTCGAAGTCGATGCCGCCGGCGGCGCTGGTCGCGTCGATCACCGTGAGGGCGCCCTCGTCGGCGTGCACGCGGCGGACGGGCGCCATGACGCCGGTGGAGGTCTCGTTGTGCGGCCAGGCGTAGACGTCGACGCCCTCGAGGATCTCGACCTCGCTGCGCGAGCCGGCCGGGGCCGAGACGACGTGCGCGGGCTCGAGGAACGGCGCGGACGCCGCCTTCGCGAACTTCTGGCCGAACTCGCCGAAGGTGAGGTTCTCGGCGCGGCGGTCGATCAGCGAGAAGGCGGCCGCGTCCCAGAAGGCGGTGGAGCCGCCGTTGCCGAGCAGGACCTCGTAGCCCTCGGGGATGCGGAAGAGCGTCGCGAGGTGCTCGCGCACGGAGCCGACCAGGTTCTTGACCGGAGCCTGCCGGTGCGAGGTGCCGAGGAGGTGCGCGCCCTGCGTCGCGAGGTGCGCGAGCTGGTCGTGCCGCACCTTGGACGGGCCGCAGCCGAACCGTCCGTCGTGGGGGAGGAGCTCGCGAGGAATGGTGACGTCCGGCATGCGTTAATACTAGGGTTCCCGGCCCGCCCCGCCTTCGACCATCGGAGGCCCTGCGCCCTGCCCCGTCGCCGATGACGGGACACGGTGCCCAGTAAGGTTGTGCGCGCTGAGACCGGAAGGCTGAGATGACGGATCTGATCGACACGACCGAGATGTACCTGCGCACCATCCTGGAGCTGGAGGAGGAGAACATCATCCCCCTCCGGGCCCGCATCTCCGAGCGGCTCAGCCACTCGGGCCCCACCGTCTCGCAGACCGTCGGCCGGATGGAGCGCGACGGCCTCGTCGTCGTCTCCGGCGACCGCCACCTCGAGCTGACCGGCGACGGACGCCGCAAGGCGATCCACGTCATGCGCAAGCACCGCCTCGCCGAGCGCCTCCTCCACGACGTCATCAAGCTCGACTGGGAGTTCGTGCACGAGGAGGCCTGCCGCTGGGAGCACGTGATGAGCGAGCAGGTGGAGCGCCGACTCCTCGAGATGCTCGACCACCCCACCGAGTCGCCCTACGGCAACCCGATCCCGGGGCTCGACGAGCTGGGGGACACCCCGGCGTCGCGCTTCGCGGACGGCGTCATCAGCATCCCCCGCTTCGTCGCCGGCTCGGCCGAGCCGCAGCGCGGCACCGTGCGCCGGCTCGGCGAGCCCGCGCAGGTCGACCCGGAGCTGCTGCTGCAGCTCAAGCAGGCGGGCGTCGTCCCCGGGGCCGAGGGCGAGTTCTCGGCGCTCAACGGCTACGTGCTCGTGCGCATCGACGGCGCGGAGGCGGGCATCGAGCTGCCCAACGAGGTCGCTGCGCACATCTTCCTCGTCAGCTGAACGTCCGCTCCACGCGCACTACAGCATCGGGGGGTCGGAGCGGGACACGATCTCGTCTCCGGTTGGTGACAAATCGGTAACGGTCGCTTACGCTCTGTGGAGCCCTGCGCCCGAACCCCGGTCGTGAGGCGCGGGGTCCGACGTCCCTTCCCGTCTCGGACTCCGTGAACGCCGATGCTTCGCGCACTCGAGACGGGACAGCTGCCTGGGCTGGCGGGACGTCGGAGGTCCTCCCCCTTGCCCCAGAACCCCACCACCCCCGCCGGTTCCCCCGACCGGTTCCGCTCCACCCACCCGGACAGCCCCCGCAACGCGTCCTCCTTCGAGAACCGTCCGCCGGTGATCCGCGCCCGCTACACCGACGAGGCGCCCGTGGCCCGCCGCGCCGTGCCGACGGCGCCGTCGCGCCAGGCCGACGTCACCGACTTCGTCCCGACGCCGGCCGGCTCGCCGCGCAAGCGCAGCCGCGGCCGCACGATCGGCAAGGTCGCCATCGTCGGATTCGCCGGAGCGCTCGTGGCGACCATGGCGCTGCCCGCCTACGCCTTCTCGCCCGGCACCGAGAGCGACGGGCTGTTCGCCGCCTCGCAGGCCGACCTTCTGCGACAGGGCGACGCGCAGACCGTCGCCGTCGCCGGGGGAGTGGTCCAGGCCGCGATCGCCCGGGACGGCTTCACCGCCGAGGCCGCGCCGCCGCCGCCCGAGCCGGAGCCGGTCGTCGAGCCCGTCGTCGACACCACCGACGTCGCCGAGGCCCGCGCCGAGACCGCGGAGAGCTTCAACTCCTACGAGGGCGCCTCGGCCAGCGAGCTCGCGGCGAGCGCGCCGAGCACGAGCTACAGCCTCTCCGCCGTCTTCAACACGGCGCTGCAGTACCAGGGCGTGCCCTACGTCTTCGGCGGCGCGGACCCGAGCG comes from the Rathayibacter festucae DSM 15932 genome and includes:
- a CDS encoding cold-shock protein, with the protein product MPTGKVKFYDEEKGFGFISTDDGQEVFLHASALPSGTAVKAGTRLEFGIADGKRGAQALSARIIDTPPSMVKLSRKSADDMSVIVEDTVKLLDGIGTGLKRGRYPDKAHGRTIATLLRRVADELDA
- a CDS encoding metal-dependent transcriptional regulator yields the protein MTDLIDTTEMYLRTILELEEENIIPLRARISERLSHSGPTVSQTVGRMERDGLVVVSGDRHLELTGDGRRKAIHVMRKHRLAERLLHDVIKLDWEFVHEEACRWEHVMSEQVERRLLEMLDHPTESPYGNPIPGLDELGDTPASRFADGVISIPRFVAGSAEPQRGTVRRLGEPAQVDPELLLQLKQAGVVPGAEGEFSALNGYVLVRIDGAEAGIELPNEVAAHIFLVS
- the serC gene encoding phosphoserine transaminase, encoding MPDVTIPRELLPHDGRFGCGPSKVRHDQLAHLATQGAHLLGTSHRQAPVKNLVGSVREHLATLFRIPEGYEVLLGNGGSTAFWDAAAFSLIDRRAENLTFGEFGQKFAKAASAPFLEPAHVVSAPAGSRSEVEILEGVDVYAWPHNETSTGVMAPVRRVHADEGALTVIDATSAAGGIDFDAAEADVYYFAPQKNFASDGGLWFGLFSPAAIERIERIAASGRYIPEFLSLQNAVDNSRMNQTLNTPALSTLLLMESQLQWMNESGGLAWASARTLESSSAIYDWAEASPVATPFVEVPEHRSQVVATVDFDASVDAALIAKILRANGIVDTEPYRKLGRNQLRVATFVAIEPDDVRSLLGCIDHVVERLAD
- a CDS encoding DUF3027 domain-containing protein gives rise to the protein MPDAGETTGDPSPENDETPDTGSEAPTEGPVDSQDGVPASRTPAPAVWSDEIDEEDEDDSDEDSDSESDDGGESDAGSAVAAGEPEPAPVYELDAVLAASEDRAREALLDITTADTIGDLVATLAQGEHVVSLQFTNLMRGYPGWLWTATLSRIDESEDVNVLEVELLPGEGSVLAPDWVPWSVRLADYRAAQDASGERDETEDDEYDDDTVVDGDAAEADEDEILDDDEADDDDVPDDEDSDDDDSDEEDSDDDDDTDDEDSDEDDSDGEDAGAEDGSGASAAGRRGGSGRGRRRRRR
- a CDS encoding C40 family peptidase — encoded protein: MPQNPTTPAGSPDRFRSTHPDSPRNASSFENRPPVIRARYTDEAPVARRAVPTAPSRQADVTDFVPTPAGSPRKRSRGRTIGKVAIVGFAGALVATMALPAYAFSPGTESDGLFAASQADLLRQGDAQTVAVAGGVVQAAIARDGFTAEAAPPPPEPEPVVEPVVDTTDVAEARAETAESFNSYEGASASELAASAPSTSYSLSAVFNTALQYQGVPYVFGGADPSGFDCSGLVMYVFAQYGISMPHSAAGQAAMGTQIPVSEAQPGDLVIMPGHDGFYAGNGNILHAPYEGASVRVQPIWTSNYTIVRISG
- a CDS encoding DUF2530 domain-containing protein: MRLWLRPEERRPAPPPYASDDATALLVGCIVWVLALVGVLIAAAAGATVPPLVLSTVVIGVVLGTIGLFYSRNRR